In Setaria italica strain Yugu1 chromosome IX, Setaria_italica_v2.0, whole genome shotgun sequence, the genomic stretch TTTCCCCTCCCCTGCTCGAAtccttccccttcccttcctccatGCCATCGTTGTTGGCAGTAGCATGCTGAGCATTGACCCTCCCCTCTATTGCCCTCCCTGTCCACCCTTTCGGAGCCAatgcatcctcctcctccacatccACCATCTTCTCATCCTCTGTGGATGCCTTTGAGGTTCTATCCAACTTGTTGTCCCCAGTTGCCACCTTATCCTCCTCATCACAATCATTTGCTGCCATCAACCTCCATGGACTGCCCCTGCATTCTCTGACATCAGCCACACCACTCTCCTCTTGCTCCTTTTCATCGTCATCCTCAATAATTGCATCCTCAGCCTTCCTTGCGCTTGCCCTTGTAGCCTTTCTTCGgcctcctctgctacccttagCGCGTCCTCTCCCAGCCACGGGCACCTCCTCTGATGTATTTGAAGTTCCATCTCTGGTTTCTACCGTATCCTCCTCTTCACCACCTTTGGCATCTGTCGCCTTTGGAGGATGCCCAACCCGATCTCTGGTTACAGGCACCTCTCCctcctcttcatcctcctcaGGAACAGCTTGTGCAGCTTTCCTTGCACTTGCTCTTGTAGCCCGTACTTGCCCCCTTCCGGTCCCATCCACCTTCCCCTCATCGTTTCCACTCTCCACCGCTTGACCTCTCCTAGCAGCAGCTCTCGTTGACCTCGTATTTTGCGGCTGTGGTGGAAGGGCCGCCGTCGCTGCAGCCTTTCTCGGCCCGCCACGGCGCGGCACTGCcacttcttcctcttcctccgtctCCACTTCAGGGGGCTCCACTGCCTTCTTCCGCCCGCCCCGGCGCGTCGGAACTGCAgcttcctcctccacttccttcTCGGCATCAGGGGGCTCCGTGGCCTTCTTCCGCCCGCCTCGGCGCGTCGGAACTGCAgcttcctcctccacttccttcTCGGCATCTGGGGGATCCGTGGCCTTCTTCCGCCCGCCACGGCGCGTCGGAACTGCAGCTTCTTCCTTCACTTCCTTCTCTGCTTCGGgggccgcagcagcagcagccttctTCCGCCCGGTCCTGCGCGTAACCGCGGGGGCGGGGccctgctcttcctcctccgccgccgccaccgctgcgtTGCGCGCGGACCGCCTAGTAGCGGCGGGGGCCGGTCCCGGGCCCTCATCGGCCGAGATGGAGACGGAGAGCACGGTGCTCTCCCCGATCTTGATGAGGTCTCCGTGGGAGAGCGGGGCGGGGACGGTGGGCACGAGGGGCGCCCCGTTGAGGAGGGTGCCGTTGGAGGAGCCGAGGTCGGTGACGGCCCACCGGGCCGCGGGCGGCTGGAGGAACTCGACGGAGAGGTGGCTCTGCGACGCGCCCGCGTCGCGCACGGCGAGGTCGTTGCCCTTGGCGACGCGGCCGACGCGGAGCGCTGCGCCGGCGCGGCCCCGCCGGGTCTCACCCTTGCAGGGGCCCTTCTGCACCAGGAGCGTGAGCACAGGCTGCG encodes the following:
- the LOC101755254 gene encoding ABC transporter F family member 4, with product MADPQPVLTLLVQKGPCKGETRRGRAGAALRVGRVAKGNDLAVRDAGASQSHLSVEFLQPPAARWAVTDLGSSNGTLLNGAPLVPTVPAPLSHGDLIKIGESTVLSVSISADEGPGPAPAATRRSARNAAVAAAEEEEQGPAPAVTRRTGRKKAAAAAAPEAEKEVKEEAAVPTRRGGRKKATDPPDAEKEVEEEAAVPTRRGGRKKATEPPDAEKEVEEEAAVPTRRGGRKKAVEPPEVETEEEEEVAVPRRGGPRKAAATAALPPQPQNTRSTRAAARRGQAVESGNDEGKVDGTGRGQVRATRASARKAAQAVPEEDEEEGEVPVTRDRVGHPPKATDAKGGEEEDTVETRDGTSNTSEEVPVAGRGRAKGSRGGRRKATRASARKAEDAIIEDDDEKEQEESGVADVRECRGSPWRLMAANDCDEEDKVATGDNKLDRTSKASTEDEKMVDVEEEDALAPKGWTGRAIEGRVNAQHATANNDGMEEGKGKDSSRGGENEVNNELRERMLPESKLGGVGEEEENDKREALGGSVEEGLGEERTGRSSLENMTLGEWFVRIEKYLLAKNEEAAEKTIAEVREKHRCFCEHLKTLNMSSDPS